In one Pseudarthrobacter sp. NBSH8 genomic region, the following are encoded:
- a CDS encoding BadF/BadG/BcrA/BcrD ATPase family protein — MPGIHQVGGAASAPDPLAGVIIGLDIGGTKTRGVRFVDGVAVADESAGSSNVQNVSREQAALNLADLFSRIGGGQVVHVYAGAGGIDTDDDAAALAALIEPHVPGAKVTVVHDSRLLLAAGGASTGVAVIAGTGSAAWGRNATGDEARAGGWGYLLGDEGSGYWLGREAVRHSLRRMNQGLPADQLTEALLASCGVDHPNRLIALFHSPDTGRRFWAQQARLVVDAAAAGHPACQELLDQAGKDLAGLAAQALQKLGIDGPVILGSGLGMNVIPLQDSFRSHLADAGVIDVRVLDQDPVFGVLKLVSEGSGAH; from the coding sequence TTGCCCGGAATCCACCAGGTGGGCGGCGCCGCGTCCGCCCCGGATCCCCTCGCGGGGGTCATCATAGGCCTGGACATCGGCGGTACAAAGACCCGCGGCGTCAGGTTTGTGGACGGAGTAGCCGTGGCCGACGAGTCCGCCGGCAGTTCCAACGTGCAGAACGTCAGCCGCGAACAGGCGGCACTGAACCTCGCGGATCTCTTCTCCCGGATCGGCGGCGGCCAGGTGGTCCACGTATATGCGGGGGCCGGGGGCATTGACACCGACGACGACGCCGCCGCCCTTGCCGCACTGATAGAACCGCATGTTCCGGGAGCCAAGGTCACGGTGGTCCACGATTCGCGGCTGCTGCTGGCCGCAGGCGGAGCCAGCACGGGTGTGGCCGTGATCGCAGGAACCGGCTCCGCAGCCTGGGGACGGAACGCCACCGGCGACGAGGCCCGGGCCGGCGGCTGGGGCTACCTGCTCGGTGATGAAGGCAGCGGCTACTGGCTGGGCCGTGAGGCGGTGCGGCACAGCCTGCGCCGGATGAACCAGGGACTCCCGGCGGACCAGCTGACCGAGGCCCTGCTTGCCTCGTGCGGAGTGGACCACCCCAACCGGCTGATTGCGCTCTTTCATTCTCCGGATACCGGCCGCCGGTTCTGGGCCCAGCAGGCACGCCTGGTGGTGGACGCGGCAGCGGCCGGCCACCCGGCGTGCCAGGAGCTGCTGGACCAGGCCGGCAAGGACCTCGCCGGCCTGGCTGCCCAGGCATTGCAGAAGCTTGGCATCGACGGACCCGTTATTCTCGGCAGCGGACTGGGCATGAACGTGATCCCGCTGCAGGACTCTTTCCGGAGCCACTTGGCCGACGCCGGCGTAATCGATGTCCGTGTCCTGGACCAGGACCCCGTGTTTGGCGTCCTGAAGCTGGTCTCGGAAGGGTCAGGGGCCCACTGA
- a CDS encoding LysR substrate-binding domain-containing protein has protein sequence MHADHKQLVKLLPLLPILAELGRTQHVTETAELLGVPQSTVSRALSRASAVVGTELLIRDGRGIRLTAAARTLLPYIESALTEFQAGLDLVRHESDVVRGKVSLSFQHTFGEATLPLLISAFRSRHPEAGFILRQGARDTCLAELASGQADLSLTAPVPSASSIVSSASLYREPLRLVVHHGHPLAGRGSVSVQDIRRDPFVALEPGYGMRSLTDALFREAGFRPRIAFESQDTHTARGLVTAGLGVSILPPGGNAPGRHVSPETGNLGWVELALESGLAYREIGLGWRRRKPGPDAEPDPVRFFREMVLQEGPHLLAGLVAARSGTG, from the coding sequence ATGCACGCCGACCACAAGCAGTTGGTGAAGCTCCTGCCGCTGCTGCCTATCCTGGCTGAGCTGGGCCGGACCCAGCACGTCACGGAAACGGCCGAGCTCCTGGGAGTACCCCAGTCCACGGTGAGCCGGGCACTGTCCCGGGCCAGCGCCGTCGTCGGAACCGAACTGCTGATCCGTGACGGACGGGGCATCCGCCTCACGGCGGCCGCCCGGACGCTGCTCCCGTACATCGAATCGGCCCTGACCGAATTCCAGGCCGGGCTGGACCTGGTCCGGCACGAGTCGGACGTGGTGCGGGGGAAGGTGTCGCTGTCCTTTCAGCACACGTTCGGCGAGGCCACCCTGCCGCTGCTCATCAGCGCCTTCCGCAGCCGCCACCCGGAGGCCGGCTTCATCCTGCGCCAGGGGGCGCGGGACACCTGCCTCGCGGAACTCGCCTCGGGGCAGGCGGATCTGTCACTGACAGCACCGGTTCCGTCCGCAAGCAGCATCGTCTCCTCGGCGTCGCTCTACCGTGAGCCCCTCCGCCTGGTGGTTCACCATGGCCATCCGCTGGCCGGCCGGGGCAGCGTCAGTGTGCAGGACATCCGCCGGGACCCTTTCGTGGCGCTGGAGCCGGGGTACGGCATGCGGTCACTGACCGATGCGCTGTTCCGGGAGGCAGGATTCCGGCCGCGGATCGCGTTCGAAAGCCAGGACACCCACACAGCCCGTGGCCTGGTCACCGCGGGCCTTGGAGTCAGCATCCTTCCGCCCGGGGGCAATGCGCCGGGGCGCCATGTCAGCCCGGAAACGGGCAACCTGGGCTGGGTCGAGCTTGCCTTGGAATCCGGGCTTGCGTACCGCGAGATCGGGTTGGGCTGGCGGCGGCGGAAACCCGGTCCCGATGCCGAGCCCGATCCGGTCCGGTTCTTCCGGGAGATGGTCCTGCAAGAGGGGCCCCACCTGCTGGCGGGCCTCGTGGCCGCCCGCTCAGGGACGGGATAA
- a CDS encoding MFS transporter produces MPQNAAAPGTFAPPQGGWAGHPKGSAAYSKILAGLAFAGVATFAQLYSTQAVLPLLAADLKVTAAEAALTISLATVGLAITVIPWSFLADRIGRVKAMAWGISAATVLGLLVPLAPTFGALLALRLLEGMALGGIPAIAIAYLNEEVNRAHAAMAAGSYVAGTTLGGLAGRLVAGPAGELWGWRTAALAVSLLATVAAVLFLVLVPPAKGFTAAKASGIRGAMATLGGHVRNPRLLALYIQAFLMMGGFVAVYNYLGFRLSAEPFTMPATLISLIFLAYLSGTFSSRWAGGLTARLGRRDVLLAGIVLMVVGLALTLTPVLALILAGLVIFTGGFFAAHSIGAGWTGSIATTGRAQASSLYNLAYYLGSSVIGWAGGLVFQSLGWTALAAAIMVLACITAVTVAVVHPRRTHETAPPCTRDRTKAAQP; encoded by the coding sequence ATGCCACAAAATGCCGCAGCCCCGGGAACATTCGCTCCACCGCAGGGTGGCTGGGCCGGACATCCCAAGGGCTCCGCTGCCTACAGCAAGATCCTGGCCGGCCTGGCCTTCGCGGGCGTGGCCACGTTCGCCCAGCTCTACTCCACCCAGGCAGTGTTGCCGCTCCTGGCCGCAGACCTGAAAGTGACCGCGGCAGAGGCGGCGTTGACCATATCGCTGGCCACTGTGGGCCTGGCCATCACCGTCATTCCCTGGTCCTTCCTCGCGGACAGGATCGGCCGGGTCAAGGCCATGGCCTGGGGCATCTCCGCTGCCACCGTCCTGGGCCTGCTGGTACCCCTCGCCCCCACGTTCGGCGCGCTGCTTGCTTTGCGGCTGCTTGAAGGAATGGCGCTGGGCGGGATCCCGGCCATCGCCATCGCCTACCTGAACGAGGAAGTGAACAGGGCCCATGCGGCCATGGCCGCAGGCAGCTATGTTGCCGGCACAACGCTGGGCGGACTGGCCGGCCGGCTGGTGGCAGGGCCGGCCGGTGAGCTCTGGGGCTGGCGCACAGCCGCCCTGGCCGTTTCCCTGCTGGCAACAGTGGCCGCAGTGCTCTTCCTGGTTCTGGTACCGCCGGCCAAGGGATTCACAGCCGCCAAAGCCTCCGGGATCCGGGGTGCCATGGCTACGCTCGGCGGACATGTGCGCAATCCCCGGCTGCTGGCGCTCTACATCCAGGCCTTCCTCATGATGGGCGGGTTTGTAGCCGTCTACAACTACCTTGGCTTCCGCCTGTCCGCTGAGCCCTTCACGATGCCGGCAACCCTCATTAGCCTGATCTTCCTGGCCTACCTTTCGGGAACGTTTTCATCCCGCTGGGCCGGCGGGCTGACGGCGAGGCTTGGCCGCAGGGATGTGCTGCTTGCGGGCATCGTCCTGATGGTGGTTGGGCTGGCACTGACGCTGACGCCGGTGCTCGCCCTGATCCTTGCCGGTCTGGTGATCTTCACCGGCGGCTTCTTCGCGGCCCACAGCATCGGTGCAGGCTGGACCGGAAGCATCGCCACCACCGGCCGTGCCCAGGCATCGTCGCTCTACAACCTGGCCTATTACCTGGGCTCGAGCGTCATCGGCTGGGCGGGTGGACTGGTGTTCCAGTCACTGGGCTGGACGGCGCTTGCAGCGGCAATCATGGTCCTCGCCTGCATCACGGCGGTGACAGTCGCCGTCGTACATCCCCGGCGAACCCACGAAACGGCACCGCCCTGCACACGAGACCGAACGAAAGCCGCGCAGCCGTAG
- a CDS encoding Lrp/AsnC family transcriptional regulator — MSSNPKNIRPASHFEPLDAIDERLLAALVDDARISNKQLAELVGIAPSTALMRTRALSERGIVQGFEATLSLSAIGRSVQALVAVRLRAHDRDQIDRFTARVPHLPAVLSTFHTSGSVDYLLHIAVASTEDLRDWVLDNLATDPVVGHTETTLVFEHIQGNHGPLPD, encoded by the coding sequence ATGAGCAGCAACCCAAAAAACATCCGGCCGGCCAGCCACTTTGAGCCGCTGGATGCCATTGATGAACGGCTTCTCGCCGCCTTGGTGGACGATGCACGGATCTCCAACAAGCAGTTGGCTGAACTCGTGGGAATCGCCCCGTCCACCGCGCTCATGCGGACCCGCGCGTTGTCCGAACGTGGCATCGTCCAGGGATTTGAGGCGACACTCAGCCTCTCGGCCATCGGCAGGTCCGTCCAGGCACTCGTAGCCGTCCGGTTGCGGGCCCACGACCGGGACCAGATCGACCGCTTCACAGCCCGCGTTCCGCACCTGCCCGCGGTTCTCTCCACCTTCCACACGTCAGGCTCCGTGGACTACCTGCTGCACATCGCCGTCGCCAGCACCGAGGACCTGCGGGACTGGGTCCTCGACAACCTGGCCACCGATCCTGTGGTGGGCCACACCGAGACCACCCTCGTCTTTGAGCACATCCAGGGAAACCACGGTCCGCTGCCGGATTAG
- a CDS encoding MFS transporter, translating into MTVFNELRMRPATAGRQGWDASTTARLVMAGAVIFTLLVGANLATPLYPLLQANLGLSALGVTAAFASYVLALVATLMLAGHWSDHIGRRAALILAVFAGLAGSWVFSQAGNLVALSAGRALQGVAVALATGASAAALRELLPSRPEWATRFTLLATAGGVAAGPVIGGLLSLLPGPTTAPYYVHSLVLAAMLVPLYLLQARPAIKPPAGRRPVMVLAPRRPAVSTEARGAFWLAAAVGFLSFSVFGFCLSLAPAYFAPILHTDSRPLIGALAGMTLAASALSQVLSVRGRFVVPAGLAVLGGSVLLLAAAAAWSSPLLLAAASVLAGLGQGVAFRTVFNDVAAKVESSQHAQVISTVYVITYLGSAVPVIGLGWATAVFGLPTAVGGFVVLCSAAALALSAVTFRKALQRGA; encoded by the coding sequence ATGACAGTCTTTAATGAACTCCGTATGCGTCCGGCCACCGCCGGGCGTCAGGGCTGGGATGCATCCACCACCGCACGGCTGGTGATGGCCGGTGCCGTCATCTTCACCCTGCTGGTCGGTGCGAATCTGGCCACGCCCCTGTATCCGCTGCTCCAGGCAAACCTTGGCCTCTCGGCACTTGGGGTCACGGCGGCCTTTGCCAGCTATGTGCTGGCGCTGGTGGCCACGCTGATGCTGGCAGGCCACTGGTCGGACCACATCGGCCGGCGGGCGGCGCTCATCCTGGCTGTTTTCGCCGGACTGGCGGGCAGTTGGGTCTTCTCGCAGGCCGGAAACCTGGTGGCGCTTTCGGCCGGACGGGCCCTTCAAGGGGTGGCCGTTGCCCTGGCCACCGGTGCCAGTGCCGCCGCGCTGCGGGAATTGCTCCCGTCCCGGCCGGAGTGGGCCACGCGCTTCACCCTGCTGGCGACGGCGGGTGGAGTGGCGGCCGGTCCGGTCATCGGTGGCCTGCTGTCGCTGCTGCCGGGGCCCACCACCGCCCCGTACTATGTTCACTCGCTGGTCCTGGCGGCAATGCTGGTGCCGCTCTACCTGCTTCAGGCCCGGCCGGCCATCAAGCCTCCGGCTGGCCGGCGCCCCGTCATGGTCCTGGCTCCCCGCCGGCCCGCGGTATCCACTGAAGCGCGGGGCGCGTTTTGGCTCGCGGCCGCCGTCGGGTTCCTCAGCTTCTCGGTCTTTGGATTCTGCCTGTCGCTGGCCCCGGCCTATTTCGCTCCGATCCTTCACACGGATTCACGTCCGTTGATCGGCGCCCTGGCCGGGATGACGCTCGCCGCCTCAGCGCTGAGCCAGGTGCTGTCCGTGCGCGGCCGCTTTGTGGTGCCCGCCGGGCTGGCGGTCCTTGGAGGCTCGGTGTTGCTCCTTGCCGCAGCAGCGGCCTGGAGCAGTCCTCTGTTGCTGGCCGCGGCCAGCGTCCTGGCTGGTCTGGGGCAGGGAGTCGCCTTCCGCACGGTCTTCAACGATGTGGCCGCGAAGGTGGAATCGTCACAGCATGCCCAGGTCATCAGCACGGTCTATGTCATCACGTACCTGGGCAGTGCCGTGCCGGTCATCGGGCTGGGTTGGGCCACTGCGGTGTTCGGGCTGCCGACGGCGGTCGGGGGCTTCGTGGTGCTCTGCAGCGCCGCCGCACTGGCGCTGTCCGCGGTCACGTTTCGGAAAGCGCTGCAGCGCGGAGCCTAA
- a CDS encoding Lrp/AsnC family transcriptional regulator produces the protein MPTLDPTDLKILLELIRDPRVQIGELAEMLGIARNTAQSRVRRLLRAGVLHDGGREIDLEAVGYDVVAFVTIEVTHRELDGVVGALRLLPQVLEVHEISGRGDVWCRVVATDTHNLQSALRQILRVKGVIRTETVLALHTHIPYRTEPLISRLAQAVPGTPTRPKQLSERGGGSPDGS, from the coding sequence TTGCCTACCCTTGATCCCACTGACCTGAAGATCCTGCTGGAACTCATCCGCGATCCACGCGTCCAGATCGGCGAGTTGGCCGAGATGCTGGGCATTGCGCGCAACACGGCACAGTCGCGCGTGCGGCGCCTGCTCCGCGCCGGGGTGCTGCACGATGGCGGCCGCGAGATCGACCTCGAGGCGGTAGGGTACGACGTCGTCGCTTTCGTCACGATCGAGGTGACGCACCGGGAACTGGACGGAGTTGTGGGCGCCCTCCGGCTGCTCCCCCAGGTTCTGGAGGTCCATGAGATCTCGGGTCGGGGTGATGTCTGGTGCCGGGTAGTGGCCACCGATACGCATAATCTGCAGTCAGCCCTCCGCCAGATTCTTCGCGTCAAGGGCGTCATCCGGACCGAAACAGTCCTGGCGCTCCACACGCATATTCCGTACCGGACCGAACCCCTGATCAGCCGCCTCGCACAGGCCGTGCCCGGCACCCCAACACGGCCGAAGCAATTGTCCGAGCGCGGCGGCGGCTCCCCAGATGGCAGTTAG
- a CDS encoding DUF1761 domain-containing protein, which produces MEWLSHISQINWLAVALAFISSMAIGFIWYMPAVLGKRWMAAIGKTEDDLKNISGGAGIWVPMTVAAGLTAILLAVLISKLGLDSAMAGGGFALVLALVFRAGGHVIHNGFAGRPTAVTLIDSGHDLLAMTVAGAIIGTMP; this is translated from the coding sequence ATGGAGTGGCTTTCACATATTTCACAGATCAACTGGCTCGCCGTGGCACTGGCCTTCATCTCGAGCATGGCGATCGGCTTTATCTGGTACATGCCGGCCGTGCTGGGCAAGCGGTGGATGGCCGCCATCGGAAAGACTGAAGATGACCTGAAGAACATCAGCGGCGGCGCGGGGATCTGGGTTCCCATGACGGTTGCGGCCGGCCTGACTGCCATCCTGCTGGCGGTCCTGATCAGCAAGCTGGGCCTGGACAGCGCCATGGCAGGCGGCGGGTTCGCCCTGGTACTCGCGCTGGTGTTCCGCGCCGGCGGGCATGTCATCCATAACGGGTTCGCAGGCCGCCCGACCGCTGTCACGCTGATCGATTCCGGACACGATCTGCTCGCCATGACGGTGGCCGGCGCCATCATCGGGACCATGCCCTGA
- the corA gene encoding magnesium/cobalt transporter CorA: MTIIDNAVYVDGVRSAEPQSLEQTFETLSEHGGMAWIGLYRPTAAEMTAVATEFGLHALAVEDAISAHQRPKLERYEDNLFTVLRPARYLDATETVEFGELHIFTGRNFVVTIRHAEMAGVARVRRRLESRPDLLRHGPEAVLYALLDLVVDDYAPVVAGLENDIDEIEDQLFSGDTTVSRRIYELAREVIQFQRAIHPLPDMMQQLKRGFEKYGVDSELQHSLRDVEDHVARVISRADSFRDLLQNALTLDGTLTANRQNEASAEQNEQVKKISSWAAIFFAPSFVAGVYGMNFDHMPELHWTLGYPMSIVLMAGTAGLMYAIFKRKGWL; the protein is encoded by the coding sequence GTGACCATCATCGACAATGCCGTCTACGTGGACGGCGTCCGCAGCGCAGAGCCGCAGAGCCTGGAACAGACCTTCGAAACCCTCTCAGAGCACGGAGGCATGGCGTGGATCGGGCTGTACCGGCCCACGGCGGCGGAAATGACGGCCGTGGCCACCGAATTCGGGCTGCATGCCCTGGCCGTGGAGGATGCCATTTCGGCGCACCAGCGGCCCAAGCTTGAACGCTACGAGGACAACCTCTTCACGGTGCTCCGCCCGGCGCGGTACCTGGATGCCACCGAGACCGTGGAGTTCGGCGAACTCCACATCTTCACCGGCCGGAATTTCGTGGTCACCATCCGCCATGCCGAAATGGCCGGCGTTGCCCGGGTCAGGCGGCGTCTGGAGAGCCGCCCCGACCTGCTCCGGCACGGCCCCGAAGCCGTACTCTACGCGCTGCTGGACCTGGTGGTGGACGACTACGCACCGGTGGTGGCCGGGCTGGAAAACGACATTGACGAGATCGAGGACCAACTCTTCAGCGGGGACACCACCGTCTCCCGCCGCATCTATGAACTGGCCCGCGAAGTCATCCAGTTCCAGCGCGCCATCCACCCCCTGCCGGACATGATGCAGCAACTCAAACGGGGCTTTGAAAAGTACGGCGTGGATTCCGAACTGCAGCACAGCCTGCGGGACGTCGAGGACCATGTGGCGCGGGTCATCTCCCGCGCGGATTCATTTCGCGACCTGCTGCAGAACGCCCTCACGCTGGACGGAACGCTGACCGCCAACCGGCAGAACGAGGCCAGCGCCGAACAGAACGAACAGGTCAAGAAGATCTCCTCGTGGGCGGCGATCTTCTTCGCACCTTCCTTCGTGGCCGGCGTCTACGGCATGAACTTCGACCACATGCCCGAACTCCACTGGACCCTGGGCTATCCTATGTCCATCGTGCTGATGGCCGGCACCGCAGGCCTGATGTACGCCATTTTCAAGAGGAAAGGCTGGCTGTAG
- a CDS encoding ABC-F family ATP-binding cassette domain-containing protein has product MSLIRLNDVNVSFDKTQVLREAFFKLEAGDRVGLIGKNGSGKSTILKLIQGQVAPDSGTVAVELGTKAAYFSQFSELNGESTIAEVLDGLFAHVKEIEAELAGIDAAIAADSSDAARLDELIHRQSELFEAMDRLDGWDYQRSIDKVLTTLGFSDHHRTCAIDELSGGWRNRAALAKILLEAPDVLLLDEPTNYLDVAGVEWLEGWFRTFKGAAIIVSHDRKFLDSVVTRIIEVENFHLHEYPGNFAEYVVAKQFKLKSLESQFVHESELLAFEAEGISDRREAANGAGKGLANQLARIKKSRAPRPVDQIITEIYGGLYVKDVLCRVESLSKAYGGRTLFSGLTFEIGRGNRIAVIGSNGSGKTTLLRALTGEEPADSGSVAWAKGAGMVSYNQVLEELDDDDTVSHAVNAMPDSLALTATKKSVNRFLAMFQFSEADLKQKIGNLSGGQRARVAMAQCLLSGASVLLLDEPTNHLDLSSTQVMERALLHFPGAVVVVSHDRFFTDKIANRRLVFSAEASGHGSVDLQVA; this is encoded by the coding sequence ATGAGTTTGATCCGGCTGAACGACGTCAACGTCAGCTTTGACAAAACCCAGGTTCTCCGCGAAGCCTTTTTCAAACTTGAAGCGGGGGACAGGGTTGGCCTGATCGGCAAGAACGGCTCGGGCAAGTCCACTATCCTGAAGCTGATCCAAGGCCAGGTGGCTCCAGATTCCGGGACCGTCGCCGTCGAGCTCGGAACCAAGGCCGCCTACTTCTCCCAGTTCTCAGAGCTGAACGGCGAATCCACTATTGCGGAGGTCCTGGACGGGCTCTTCGCCCACGTGAAAGAGATCGAAGCCGAGCTGGCCGGCATCGATGCGGCCATCGCCGCCGATTCCTCGGACGCAGCACGGCTGGATGAACTCATCCACCGCCAGTCCGAACTCTTTGAGGCGATGGACCGGCTGGATGGCTGGGACTATCAGCGCAGCATCGACAAAGTACTCACCACCCTCGGCTTCAGCGACCACCACCGCACCTGCGCCATCGACGAGCTCTCCGGCGGCTGGCGGAACCGGGCCGCACTGGCAAAGATCCTGCTGGAAGCCCCGGACGTCCTCCTGCTTGATGAACCCACCAACTACCTTGACGTGGCCGGCGTCGAATGGCTTGAAGGCTGGTTCCGGACTTTCAAGGGCGCTGCGATCATCGTCTCGCACGACCGGAAGTTCCTGGACTCCGTGGTCACCCGGATTATCGAGGTGGAGAACTTCCACCTCCACGAATACCCGGGCAATTTCGCCGAATACGTCGTTGCCAAGCAGTTCAAACTCAAGAGCCTGGAGAGCCAGTTCGTCCACGAGTCCGAGCTGCTCGCCTTCGAAGCCGAAGGTATTTCGGACCGGCGGGAAGCCGCCAATGGGGCTGGCAAGGGACTCGCAAACCAGCTGGCCAGGATCAAGAAGTCCCGTGCGCCCCGGCCCGTAGACCAGATCATCACGGAGATCTACGGCGGTCTGTACGTCAAGGACGTCCTGTGCCGGGTGGAATCCCTGAGCAAGGCATATGGCGGCAGAACGCTGTTCAGCGGCCTCACTTTCGAGATCGGGCGCGGTAACCGGATCGCCGTCATCGGGTCCAACGGAAGCGGCAAGACCACGTTACTCCGGGCACTCACCGGCGAAGAGCCGGCCGATTCGGGCAGCGTGGCCTGGGCCAAGGGTGCCGGAATGGTCTCCTACAACCAGGTGCTGGAAGAACTGGACGACGACGACACGGTCAGTCATGCGGTCAACGCCATGCCTGACAGCCTGGCCCTGACTGCGACGAAGAAGTCGGTGAACAGGTTCCTTGCTATGTTCCAGTTCTCCGAAGCTGACCTCAAGCAAAAGATCGGCAACCTCTCAGGCGGCCAACGCGCCCGTGTGGCTATGGCCCAGTGCCTGCTCTCGGGTGCTTCGGTCCTGCTGCTGGATGAGCCCACCAACCACCTGGACCTCTCCAGCACCCAGGTCATGGAGCGTGCCCTGCTGCATTTCCCTGGTGCAGTGGTGGTGGTCAGCCACGACCGTTTCTTTACGGACAAGATTGCCAACCGGCGTCTGGTATTCAGCGCTGAAGCCTCGGGCCACGGGAGTGTGGACCTGCAGGTGGCCTGA
- the merA gene encoding mercury(II) reductase, with amino-acid sequence MSEPTPDFDLAIIGSGGGAFAAAIRATSLGKRVLMIERSTVGGTCVNTGCVPSKALLAAAEARHVALDASGRFPGINTTAGEVDMAGLIGGKRSLVETMRSDKYVDLITDYGWELRQGNAVFAGTQNDPFLEIAGSDGTRESVRALHYLVATGSAPWAPPIDGLADTGYLTSTTAMELEEVPESLLVIGGGYVALEQAQLFARLGSKVTMVVRSRLASAEEPEASRALMGVFADEGIRVVRRAAVSSVRPDPASGGIVATAAVSGGQEEIRAAKLLVATGRRPVTDGLNLAAVGVRTGNSGEILVNSQLASSNARIWAAGDVTGHREYVYVAASHGSLVAENAFNNAGREVDYRHLPRVTFTSPALAAVGMTDKEANEAGIRCECRVLPLEYVPRALVNRDTRGFIKIVADADTGRIVGITAVAKDAGDLAAAGVYILEAGMTVDQVANLWSPYLTMAEGIKIAAQSYKTDVSKLSCCAF; translated from the coding sequence ATGTCTGAACCAACACCTGATTTCGACCTTGCCATCATCGGCTCCGGCGGCGGAGCGTTCGCGGCCGCGATCCGGGCGACCAGCCTGGGCAAACGCGTCCTGATGATCGAGCGTTCCACCGTCGGCGGGACGTGCGTGAACACCGGCTGCGTTCCCTCCAAGGCGCTCCTAGCGGCGGCCGAGGCCAGGCATGTCGCGTTGGACGCGTCCGGCCGGTTCCCCGGCATCAACACCACTGCCGGGGAAGTGGACATGGCCGGGCTGATCGGCGGGAAGCGTTCCCTGGTGGAGACAATGCGGTCGGATAAATACGTCGACCTGATCACGGATTACGGCTGGGAGTTGCGCCAAGGCAATGCAGTGTTCGCCGGCACCCAGAACGATCCGTTCCTGGAAATCGCAGGAAGCGACGGGACCCGGGAATCCGTAAGGGCCTTGCACTATCTGGTTGCCACCGGGTCCGCCCCGTGGGCACCCCCCATCGATGGGCTGGCGGACACAGGTTACCTGACCTCCACCACTGCCATGGAACTCGAGGAGGTCCCCGAGTCCCTGCTCGTCATCGGCGGCGGGTACGTGGCCCTGGAGCAAGCCCAGCTCTTCGCCCGGCTCGGGTCCAAGGTCACCATGGTGGTCCGCTCCCGTCTGGCCTCGGCCGAGGAGCCCGAGGCCTCACGTGCCCTGATGGGTGTCTTCGCGGACGAAGGGATCCGTGTTGTCCGTCGGGCGGCCGTGTCCTCCGTGCGCCCGGACCCGGCCAGCGGCGGGATCGTCGCGACCGCGGCCGTCTCCGGCGGGCAGGAGGAAATCCGGGCCGCCAAACTGCTCGTCGCCACGGGCCGCCGCCCGGTCACGGACGGCCTGAACCTGGCCGCCGTCGGCGTCAGGACCGGGAACAGCGGCGAGATCCTGGTCAACAGCCAGCTGGCCAGCTCCAATGCACGGATTTGGGCCGCCGGAGACGTGACCGGGCACCGAGAATACGTCTACGTCGCAGCCTCCCACGGATCCCTGGTGGCGGAGAACGCCTTCAACAACGCCGGCCGCGAGGTCGACTACCGGCACCTGCCCCGGGTCACCTTCACCAGCCCAGCCCTGGCCGCAGTCGGGATGACGGACAAGGAAGCCAACGAGGCCGGCATCCGGTGCGAATGCCGGGTCCTGCCCCTGGAATACGTCCCCCGGGCCCTGGTGAACAGGGACACCCGCGGCTTCATCAAGATCGTCGCCGACGCCGACACCGGACGCATCGTGGGAATCACCGCCGTCGCGAAGGACGCAGGGGACCTGGCTGCGGCCGGGGTCTACATCTTGGAAGCCGGGATGACCGTGGACCAGGTTGCGAACCTATGGAGCCCCTACCTGACCATGGCCGAAGGAATCAAGATCGCCGCCCAGTCCTACAAAACGGACGTCTCCAAACTCTCCTGCTGCGCCTTCTGA
- a CDS encoding heavy metal-responsive transcriptional regulator: MRIGETATAAGLTSKTLRFYEDRGLLPAADRAPNGYRDYPQETVGRLEFIRRGRTAGLTLAQIGDILAVRDTGQAPCIHVRDTLAKQLRDLDARIAELTALRATVAEFHDAAAAGDAAACDPERICSYL; the protein is encoded by the coding sequence ATGCGTATTGGCGAAACCGCCACAGCTGCCGGCTTGACGTCCAAGACACTGCGGTTTTACGAGGACCGGGGCCTGCTGCCGGCCGCTGACAGGGCACCGAACGGATACCGCGACTACCCCCAGGAAACGGTCGGAAGGTTGGAATTCATCCGCCGCGGCCGCACCGCCGGGCTGACCCTGGCCCAGATCGGAGACATCCTCGCCGTCCGAGACACCGGCCAGGCCCCCTGCATACACGTACGGGACACGCTGGCCAAACAACTCCGGGACCTCGACGCCCGGATCGCAGAACTCACGGCACTGCGGGCGACCGTCGCCGAATTTCATGACGCCGCGGCCGCAGGGGACGCAGCCGCCTGCGACCCCGAACGCATCTGCAGCTATCTCTAA